A genome region from Rhodopseudomonas boonkerdii includes the following:
- the ihpB gene encoding divalent metal ion exporter adaptor subunit IhpB, protein MNKPLMMLLAAAAIAVGAGVYVSAPVSNAAPTDKTADKGHGEKDHAHAEEGVVQMSDSKVAAAGIEILTAAAGTLRNSIILNGILQPNQEALVQVTPRFPGVVREIRKRIGDTVEKGDLLARIESNQSLTVYEMRAPISGTVIDRQISLGEYASEQKPAFIVADISTVWVDLSVYRRDLPRVRIGDTVQIDVGDGGAPIEAQLSYVSPVGSSDTQSALVRAVVANEGMRLRTGLFVSARLVLSAKQVSVAVKGTALQTVENRNVVFVRNGEKFEAREVEIGDRDFENVEIVFGLMDGDRYAAKNSFVVKAELGKSEASHDH, encoded by the coding sequence ATGAACAAGCCACTCATGATGCTGCTGGCCGCCGCGGCGATCGCCGTCGGCGCCGGTGTCTATGTCAGCGCGCCGGTCAGCAACGCTGCGCCGACCGACAAGACGGCCGACAAGGGCCATGGCGAGAAAGACCATGCGCATGCGGAGGAGGGCGTCGTCCAGATGTCCGATTCCAAGGTCGCCGCCGCCGGCATCGAGATACTGACCGCCGCTGCGGGCACGCTGCGCAACTCGATCATCCTCAACGGAATCCTGCAGCCGAACCAGGAGGCGCTGGTGCAGGTCACGCCGCGGTTCCCCGGCGTCGTGCGCGAAATCAGGAAGCGCATCGGCGATACCGTGGAGAAGGGCGACCTGCTCGCGAGGATCGAGAGCAATCAGAGCCTCACGGTCTACGAGATGCGCGCGCCGATCTCCGGCACGGTGATCGATCGCCAGATATCGCTCGGCGAATATGCGTCGGAGCAGAAGCCGGCCTTCATTGTCGCCGATATCTCGACGGTGTGGGTGGATCTCTCCGTTTATCGCCGCGATTTGCCGCGCGTGCGGATCGGCGACACCGTGCAGATCGATGTCGGCGACGGCGGTGCGCCCATCGAGGCGCAGCTGTCCTATGTCTCGCCAGTCGGCAGCAGCGACACGCAAAGCGCGCTGGTCCGCGCCGTGGTCGCCAACGAAGGCATGCGTCTGCGCACCGGCCTGTTCGTGTCGGCGCGGCTGGTCCTCTCCGCCAAGCAGGTCTCCGTGGCGGTGAAGGGCACGGCGCTGCAGACAGTCGAGAATCGCAACGTGGTGTTCGTCCGCAACGGCGAGAAGTTCGAGGCCCGCGAGGTCGAGATCGGCGACCGCGATTTCGAGAATGTGGAGATCGTGTTCGGCCTGATGGATGGCGATCGCTATGCCGCCAAAAACAGCTTCGTGGTCAAGGCCGAGCTCGGCAAGTCGGAGGCCTCGCATGACCATTGA
- a CDS encoding FAD-dependent oxidoreductase, whose protein sequence is MDRGTRIAVLGAGLAGLTAAGLLQRAGFAVAVYEQSPSFSRIGAGIILGANVSKVLRRLDLEEAFASTGIRPDAFLSRAWETGEQLYKLDFDAECEARFGGPFVNIHRADLHQLLQRPLQPGTIRFSHKLAGIEERGDTLTLCFENGVSVEADIAIGADGIRSITREFILGAEEPRFIGRSAPRAVFPASRIKGDPIDDCTKWWAPDRHTLAYYMTPDRQEVYVMAALPKERWDGDGSPVKGDRDEFVAAFDDAHPDLKRAAEAAADVTVWPIYDRPRNDTWYKGRVVLMGDACHAVRPFMAAGGSAAIEDAAILSRCIAEFGDPATAFAHYTMIRIPRVADIQQISIANSWMHGPTATDWFFGYDACTVPLDRAIPEALCPNLQR, encoded by the coding sequence ATGGATCGCGGAACACGGATCGCCGTTCTTGGCGCGGGTCTCGCCGGATTGACGGCAGCGGGGCTGCTGCAGCGTGCGGGGTTTGCGGTGGCAGTCTATGAGCAGTCGCCGAGCTTTTCGCGCATCGGCGCCGGCATCATTCTCGGCGCCAATGTCTCGAAAGTGCTGCGCCGCCTCGATCTCGAAGAGGCCTTCGCCTCCACCGGCATCCGGCCGGATGCGTTCCTCAGCCGCGCCTGGGAGACGGGTGAGCAGCTCTACAAGCTCGATTTCGATGCCGAGTGCGAAGCGCGTTTCGGCGGCCCCTTCGTCAACATTCACCGCGCCGATCTGCATCAATTGCTGCAGCGGCCGCTCCAGCCGGGCACGATCCGCTTCTCGCATAAGCTCGCCGGCATCGAGGAACGCGGCGATACGCTGACGCTGTGCTTCGAGAATGGCGTGAGCGTTGAGGCCGATATCGCCATCGGCGCCGACGGTATCCGTTCCATCACCCGCGAATTCATCCTTGGCGCGGAAGAGCCGCGCTTCATCGGGCGTTCTGCACCGCGCGCGGTGTTCCCGGCCAGCCGCATCAAGGGTGATCCCATCGACGACTGCACCAAGTGGTGGGCGCCCGATCGCCATACGCTGGCCTACTACATGACGCCGGACCGTCAGGAAGTCTATGTCATGGCGGCGCTGCCGAAGGAGCGCTGGGACGGCGACGGATCGCCCGTGAAGGGCGACCGCGACGAATTCGTCGCCGCCTTCGATGATGCACATCCCGATCTGAAGCGCGCGGCGGAAGCCGCCGCCGACGTCACCGTCTGGCCGATCTATGACCGGCCCCGCAACGACACCTGGTACAAGGGCCGCGTGGTGCTGATGGGCGATGCCTGCCACGCGGTGCGTCCGTTCATGGCCGCCGGCGGCTCGGCGGCGATCGAGGATGCCGCCATCCTCAGCCGCTGCATTGCCGAGTTCGGCGATCCCGCCACGGCCTTCGCGCATTACACCATGATCCGCATCCCGCGTGTCGCCGATATCCAGCAGATTTCCATCGCCAATTCGTGGATGCATGGCCCGACCGCAACCGATTGGTTCTTCGGCTACGATGCCTGCACCGTTCCCCTCGACCGCGCCATTCCGGAGGCCCTATGTCCGAATTTGCAGCGATGA
- a CDS encoding Bug family tripartite tricarboxylate transporter substrate binding protein, protein MQNKSRLLSRRQFVAAGAGATALLSAPSLGRANTWPTKPIKILAGSAPGGQTDQFARLYGEYLQRELGQTIVVENKAGAGGAVAAMELKRSDPDGHTLMICNTTAYMLNPVLIKDIKYNVAQDFTWVAVMPGGSLPLVVSEKVGAKTLNDFIAYAKKTDKVNVGTYAAGSFAHMVIVELNKQYGLKMEAVHYRGEAPMWSDLAGGSIEAGIGSYTAALPVLQTGKGRAVAVSRRRLDVLPDVATFKEQGATSRAHSLLTFQGCMAPAKTPPEIVAKLNALFVAASKSDRVREVLRSQGVDEGAMTLEASNALYKDEAPVWAELAAALGPQP, encoded by the coding sequence GTGCAAAACAAGTCGCGTCTGCTGAGCCGTCGCCAGTTCGTCGCTGCAGGAGCGGGTGCTACCGCATTGTTGAGCGCGCCGTCGCTCGGCCGTGCCAATACATGGCCCACAAAACCCATCAAGATTCTCGCAGGCTCCGCCCCCGGCGGCCAGACCGATCAGTTCGCACGCCTTTATGGCGAATATCTGCAGCGCGAGCTCGGGCAGACCATTGTCGTCGAGAACAAGGCCGGCGCCGGCGGTGCCGTTGCGGCCATGGAGCTGAAGCGCTCCGATCCCGACGGTCATACGCTGATGATCTGCAACACCACCGCCTATATGCTTAATCCCGTGCTCATCAAGGACATCAAGTACAATGTTGCGCAGGATTTCACCTGGGTGGCGGTGATGCCGGGCGGCAGCCTGCCGTTGGTGGTGAGCGAGAAGGTCGGCGCGAAGACGCTGAACGACTTCATCGCCTATGCGAAAAAGACCGACAAGGTGAATGTCGGCACCTATGCCGCGGGCTCGTTCGCGCACATGGTCATCGTCGAACTTAACAAGCAATACGGGTTGAAGATGGAGGCCGTGCATTACCGCGGCGAGGCGCCGATGTGGAGCGACCTCGCCGGTGGCTCGATCGAAGCCGGTATCGGCAGCTATACTGCGGCGCTGCCGGTGTTGCAGACCGGCAAGGGTCGCGCAGTCGCCGTGTCTCGCCGCCGCCTCGATGTGCTGCCCGATGTGGCGACCTTCAAGGAACAGGGGGCAACTTCGCGCGCGCATTCGCTGCTCACCTTTCAGGGATGCATGGCGCCCGCCAAGACGCCGCCGGAGATCGTGGCGAAGCTCAACGCGCTGTTCGTTGCCGCCAGCAAGAGCGATCGGGTGCGCGAAGTGCTCAGGAGCCAGGGTGTCGATGAAGGCGCGATGACGCTGGAGGCCAGCAACGCACTGTACAAAGACGAGGCGCCCGTCTGGGCGGAACTCGCCGCTGCACTGGGGCCGCAGCCGTAA
- the ihpA gene encoding divalent metal ion exporter subunit IhpA, protein MFSTYATRLACAVALLAVSLPAGVAHSQTLTMGTALQRALAASPRLTAAERDIGIARGQRIQSGALINPEISYEIDGALGSGAYRGTRSADSTLQISQMFELWGKRDARIAAGQAGLDAAGIERQAVRLEVLSETAIAFLNVLGLQRRIEILNEQVEAIDRISPLLQRRVEAGASSVAETGRADVASALVKADRERTKATLASARRELAILMGDTAPKFPAVSGRLDVTGRPPAFQAVVTAIDANPQLVRWKAIFAQRNAQLLLARLKPYPDVTVSAGYRRFNDSGDNAVRLAVSVPIPIFDQNQGNILSAQESLAKTAAERQANRNTLIVVAGRAYDTLQGSLRELAILRESGIPKARDAAAAISEGYGQGRYSLLEVLDAQASLAQARLREQEAQQNFHVAVATIEGLVGNPFALARGSAR, encoded by the coding sequence ATGTTCTCGACATACGCCACGCGCCTCGCGTGCGCGGTTGCGCTGCTCGCGGTATCATTGCCTGCAGGGGTAGCCCATTCGCAAACCCTCACCATGGGGACCGCGCTGCAGCGCGCGCTCGCCGCAAGTCCGCGTCTCACCGCCGCCGAGCGTGACATCGGCATCGCGCGCGGCCAGCGCATCCAGTCCGGTGCGCTGATCAATCCGGAAATTTCCTATGAGATCGACGGCGCCCTCGGCTCCGGTGCCTATCGTGGCACGCGCTCGGCGGACTCCACGCTGCAGATCAGCCAGATGTTCGAACTCTGGGGCAAGCGCGACGCGCGAATCGCGGCCGGGCAGGCGGGCCTGGACGCGGCGGGCATCGAACGGCAGGCCGTCAGACTCGAGGTGCTGTCGGAAACGGCGATCGCGTTTCTCAACGTGCTCGGCCTGCAGCGCCGGATCGAGATCCTCAACGAACAGGTCGAGGCCATCGATCGGATCTCGCCGCTGCTGCAGCGCCGGGTCGAGGCCGGGGCCTCCTCGGTCGCCGAGACCGGGCGTGCCGATGTCGCGTCCGCGCTGGTGAAGGCCGACCGCGAGCGCACCAAGGCGACACTCGCGTCCGCGCGCCGCGAACTGGCGATCCTGATGGGCGACACCGCGCCAAAGTTCCCGGCCGTGTCCGGGCGCCTCGATGTCACCGGCCGCCCGCCGGCTTTTCAGGCCGTGGTCACGGCCATCGACGCCAATCCGCAGCTCGTGCGCTGGAAGGCGATCTTCGCGCAGCGCAATGCGCAGTTGCTGCTGGCGCGGCTGAAGCCCTATCCCGACGTCACCGTGTCCGCGGGCTATCGCCGCTTCAACGACAGCGGCGACAATGCGGTGCGCCTCGCGGTGTCCGTGCCGATCCCGATCTTCGACCAGAACCAGGGCAACATCCTTTCTGCGCAGGAGAGTCTCGCCAAGACCGCGGCCGAACGACAGGCCAATCGCAACACGCTGATCGTCGTCGCGGGCCGCGCCTATGACACGCTGCAGGGCTCGCTGCGCGAACTCGCGATCCTGCGCGAGTCCGGCATTCCGAAAGCGCGCGATGCGGCCGCGGCGATTTCCGAAGGTTACGGGCAGGGCCGCTATTCGCTGCTCGAAGTTCTCGATGCGCAAGCCAGCCTCGCCCAGGCGCGTCTGCGCGAGCAGGAGGCCCAGCAGAATTTCCACGTCGCCGTCGCCACCATCGAGGGGCTGGTCGGCAATCCGTTTGCACTGGCGCGGGGGAGCGCACGATGA
- a CDS encoding allantoinase PuuE, producing the protein MSEFAAMKLGDIRPDAMTARDLVGYGATSPDPKWPDGAKIAVSISLNIEGGGEATLANGDAVSEGMLNDIGVPTKQGVRVPLVESVFEYGSRRGAWRILDILDRFKVPVSILGVARAMEQNPELARACVARGHEMVSHGYRWIDYCDVDEATERAHIRKAIEILQGITGERPRGWMTGRPGPNTRRLLAEEGGFLYDRDSLADELPYWVQTEPGPFLVVPYSYEANDNRFNENSGFSTGEQFFTYIRDAFDILYAEGVAGAPKLLSIGLHDRLIGRPGRAGGLIRMLEHMCAHDGVWFCRGIDVAQHWRTHFPPQP; encoded by the coding sequence ATGTCCGAATTTGCAGCGATGAAGCTTGGCGACATTCGCCCCGATGCGATGACCGCGCGCGATCTCGTCGGCTATGGCGCGACCTCGCCCGATCCCAAATGGCCTGATGGCGCGAAGATTGCCGTCAGCATCAGCCTCAACATTGAGGGCGGCGGCGAAGCGACACTTGCCAATGGCGATGCGGTCTCCGAGGGCATGCTCAACGACATCGGCGTGCCGACCAAACAAGGCGTGCGCGTGCCGCTGGTGGAATCCGTGTTCGAATATGGCAGTCGCCGCGGCGCCTGGCGCATTCTCGATATCCTCGATCGCTTCAAGGTGCCGGTCAGTATTCTCGGGGTTGCGCGGGCGATGGAGCAGAATCCCGAACTGGCGAGAGCGTGCGTGGCGCGCGGCCATGAGATGGTCAGCCACGGCTACCGCTGGATCGATTATTGCGATGTCGATGAAGCGACCGAGCGCGCGCATATCCGCAAGGCAATCGAGATCCTGCAAGGCATCACCGGCGAACGCCCGCGTGGCTGGATGACGGGGCGTCCCGGCCCCAACACACGGCGTCTGCTCGCGGAAGAGGGCGGTTTCCTCTACGACCGCGACTCGCTGGCGGACGAGCTTCCCTATTGGGTGCAGACCGAACCCGGCCCGTTCCTCGTCGTGCCTTACTCCTACGAGGCCAACGACAATCGCTTCAACGAAAACTCAGGTTTCTCGACCGGGGAGCAGTTCTTCACCTATATACGCGATGCTTTCGATATCCTCTATGCAGAGGGTGTCGCCGGTGCGCCGAAGCTGCTGTCCATCGGTCTGCATGATCGCCTGATCGGTCGCCCCGGTCGTGCTGGCGGGTTGATCCGGATGCTCGAACATATGTGTGCGCATGATGGCGTGTGGTTCTGCCGTGGCATCGATGTGGCGCAGCATTGGCGCACGCATTTTCCGCCGCAGCCGTGA